The Brassica oleracea var. oleracea cultivar TO1000 chromosome C6, BOL, whole genome shotgun sequence genomic interval TCAAATATGGAAACAATAAAAAATAACTAATAAATAGATTTTGACAAATATATGATACATCTGCAACGTAAATTTATAAAAAAAAAATATAGAACACTTAAAACGTAAAAAATATAAATTTATAAAACAAAAAAAAATTAATATCACAATACAATTGCACTACAAAATGGTGAGACATCTAAAATATATAATATTCCCTTTTCAAAAAAAAAATGTAATATTCACACGAAAACTAAAACAAAGGTCTCGGGTAGGATCCAAACTCAAACAAAGACCCGCAGATCCAAAAGAAATATCTATTAGGTAATTTTTCTCTGAAGCCGGACCCAAACCAAACCTATGTTTTGAGTCGGTTTCGGTTTGGTCTTTGGTTTGGATTAAATATTCAGGTCTAAGAGAAAGTTATATAAAGTGTACATATAAAATCTTAAATAAACTATTTATAGAATATATAATTTTCAAAAATTTTCTTGCTCAATATAATATGACTTTATATTATAATATAATCTCAAAAATCCCGCGTTTTCGAAGCCCGGGTCAAGCTCTAGTTAAAATTATGATAAGAGACTTTGCTAAAAGACAGTTAACTATAGGGGTTTATTGGTGGTATCTTAATTAAGGTTCTTAACAATAAAAAAGATTAAATTTATTTTTAAACATAAAATTTTAAACAAAGATTAAATTTGTTTATTAAATAAAACAAAGTCAAACTTAACATTTTAAACATAGATTTTAAAATAGAAGCATAAAAACATAAAAACAAATATTACGGAAATAAACGATAATAAATTCAAAGCGGCATCGAAGGTCAGTTGTTGTCTTGATCACTTCCGAATTTACGTCATATATGTTCAACCAAATCACCTTTTAGTTGTTCATGCGCTTGTCTATCACGAATTCTTGTTCGAACACCCATTTGGTTGGCGATATTAGTAGGGATATCTGTAGAATAGGTGAGATCAACATGTGAACTTCCGTTCCCTTCTCCTTGTTGGAAATCTGAGACATCATATTGGGTGTATTCATCTCGTTCGTCTTCTACTATCATATTATGGAGTATGATGCATGCTCTCATAATCTTCCTAATCTTGACTTTATCCCCACAAAGTGCCAGATTTTTAACAATGGTAAATCGAGCTTTCAAAACTCCGAAAGCCCGCTCGACATCTTTTCGGACAGCTTCTTGACGTTGCTCAAATAGAACTGCTTTCGGCCCTTGTGGAATTGAAATAGATTGGATAAAAGTTGCCCATTTTGGATAAATACCATCGGTGAGATAGTAAGCCAAATGGTACTCTCTTCCGTTGACCGAGAAATTCACTTGCGGGGCTCTACCATTTATTATGCCATCAAAAACCGGTGAGCGATCAAGAACATTAATATCATTTAAGGTACCTGGAGGTCCAAAAAACGCATGCCATATCCAGAGATCATATGAAGCAACCGCCTCTAAAACGATTGTGGGTTTTCCCGAACCACGAGAATATTGGCNNNNNNNNNNNNNNNNNNNNNNNNNNNNNNNNNNNNNNNNNNNNNNNNNNNNNNNNNNNAATCCACGAAGCTCTCCAATATGAAGAAGACGCTGAAGATCAGCCGGTGTTGATCTTCTTAGGTACTCATCGCCGAACAAATTTATTATTGCTTCCACAAAGTTTTTCACACATAACCGAGCTGTGGTTGCACCCAGCCGGAGGTATTCGTCGACCGCATCAAGCGTAGAACAATATGCCAACACACAAATAGCTATTGTACACTTTTGAAGTGCAGAGAGACCAAGTCTTCCGGTAACGTCTTGCTTTTGACGAAAGAATTGAACTTCATTGGAGAGGCGATCAACAATACGCATGAACAATGGCTTGTTCATTTGAAATCGTCGTCTGAATAGATTTTCAGGATAGGTGGGAGTGTCACTGAAATAATCATTCCATAATCGGAGATGGCCTTCTTCACGATTTCTTTCTATAAAAACTCGTTTTTTCCTTGCCCTCCTTTCATCTTCTTGATCAATGATCAAATTCTCAAACGTTTGATCGAAATATTGATCAAAAGTTTCATCGAACAAGTCATCAAAATCGTTATGAGAAGAAGATGCCATGAGATAGAATTTTTTTAGAAAGAGAATGGAGATATGAGAATTGTTTGTGATATGAGATTGAAGAGAATGTGATATGAGAATGAAGAGATTGGAGATATGAGAATTGTTTGTGAGAATGAAGATATGAGAATTGTTTGTTTGTTTGAGAACGAGGAGAATGAGGTATGAGAATGAAGAGAATGAGATAAGACGCTTGTTTGTTTTATGAAGCTTTGTTTTATAATTTTGTTTGTGATATGAGAATGGAGAGGAGAATGTGATAGAAGAGATAGAATGTGATATATGGAGAGGAAGCTTTGTTTTATAAACACCCATCACTAAAAGACTTGTGACTCGACAACAAAAACTCACAAGACAAAACAACAACAACTCGTGACACTACAAGACAAATACACTACAAGACTGCTGACTCGACAACTACAAAACAACAAGACACTACGAGACACAACACTGTCTCCACTCGACAACACCCATCACTGTCTCCACTCGTGACCTGCATTACAACACAACACTGTCTCCACTCGTGACCCGCAGTGGCTTCTATCTCGTGACCTGCATTACAAGTTAAAGAACATTTTAGCTAACAAGAACAAGAGCATTTTAGAACATTTTATTTAAACATGAAACATATTCTATTTTACATAATCAAACTAACTTGAGAACAACAACAATCAACTAAAACCGGGAAGGAGTAGATCAAACTTAAACATGAAACATAAGCACAAACTAAAACATGAAACAGATTCATCTTAGATCAAACTTAAACATGAGACGGCTAACTAATTTCAGAACAACTCATTTATGAGTTTCTTCTTGAGTGCTTCTTCATACTCAGGGAGAGGCTCTTTTTTTCCAATAAGACTGTCGAGTACTTTCATCTTAGACAACCTCTCTTTCGCGGCCAAATCCTCTAGCTTGATCGTCCACATTGTCTGCAACCCATTAAGTTTATGACCCTCTCCCACCTTCTTCTTACCACTTGCCTTTGCGGCCTTCACACCCGGGGGACGCTTGTTCTCAGTGGATTGAGAGCTCTCTGATTCTGCACCATCCTCACACTTCCTCTTCTTCGAGCTCCCATCCTTTTTAGCAGTGGCAAGGTTGCACCACTTCTGATCGTTGCGTAGTTCCTTCCAAGCGTGTTCCAAAGTGAACTTCTTCTTGTGGTTGTTGTAGAAAATCTGATGAGCAAGTTTGACAACATCGTTCTCGTTCTTGCCGCTAGCCTTCTCTCTAGTAGCAGCCTCATACGCACCGCAGAACTTCCCCACAAGGTCATTGATCCTGTGCCACCTTTGCTTGCAATGGCTAGCCTCTCTCTCCTCGCAGCCAGCAACCAGAGGACTTTCCGCGTAGTATGCGGCAATTCTTTTCCAAAAAGCTCCTGATTTCTGCTCGTTGCCAACCACAGGATCCTTGCTCGTGTTTAACCACGAGCTGATCAGGACAATATCATCATTTGGTGTCCATTTCCGTCGTTCTCTACGCTCTGCGGCCGTGTCTGCATCGAAGTTTGAAGCTGCGGTTCCTAGGCTGCCTACAAAGGGAACTTGCGAAGAAGATAGTTCAGAAGTTTATTAAGTAGATCAACAAACTTTGAAGTTTCAGAAGATGGATAAGAATCCATTTGAGAAGGACGATCAAGAAAGAGAGAATTGAAAGAAGAAAAGTGAAGAGAAGAGAGAGAGAAATGAGCAAGTGGGAAGAGAAGAAAGCGTTTTTTTATAGATCAAACAACATACAAAGCATTGATCACAAGCAAGCTGTCTGAGTAGACATTTATCTAACACAATCAACACACCACACCATTTATTTCTATCTAACCATAACCAAAGCTATTAATTACCTAACCTAACACCATTCAAACCACCATCGTATACAATGCCTTATCTATACAATTCTTTATACCTAATCATAGCAAAGACAGAGGCTTTACCTGTATGCAGACCGTGCCGTCCGTTGTCTGAAGAACTCGTGTGATGCGTCTTCATCAAACCATCTAAACACAAAAAAATTAACCGCAAGATATCAAAACAACTTCGACGATTTATCAACTCAAAATAACGATGAAGAAGAAGCAAAATATACCTAATTACACGCACACAATCTACATCGGTCACCCTCTTCATCAATCGACCTAAGATAAAACCGAGAGAAACAAATCAAAAATAAAAATCAGAGGATATGTATTACAAATTGGAGATGAAGAAGGAACAAATCTACATGGATCATGCGTCTTGATCAATCCACCTAAAGACACACAAAAAAATCAGATGATTTATATACAAACATGCATACTTGAAAGATTGAAACATAAAGAATCTAAGACATGCACACAAATCCCGCAGCTTTACCTTTAGATTCGCTTCCGCCGCAACAGTCGCCGTTGTTCTTCGTTTCAGAGAACCACCGATAGAGAGAGAGGTTGCCGGACGTTGCTTCGAGGAGAGCCACCGATAGAAAGGTCTCTGTTTCCCTTCCTCGCTGAGACCCACAGACCCACAGATAGAGCCGTCGACGCGAGCCACCGGGAAGAGAATCGCCATTCGAATCGCCTTTCGCGAAGGAGAGAAGACGAAACGAAAGAGAGAAAGAAAAATGAAACTCTTTTGTCGAAATCCCGACACCGCTCGACTCCCATTCATATCGCGACACGTGGTTCGTAAGGGACGCCCTTTCACGCTCCTAATTAAGCTACGCCCCTTTCTTTAATCCCCTTTCTTCTTAATTTTAAAAGCCCAAATATGCTAACAAACCCACTTAAGGTACCCTAATAAACCTGCTCTAAGAAAACAAGATTTGAGTCAGCAAAGACTACTTGTGTACGAAGAAACTACAATCAAGTACCAGTAAAATCTTATGAAGGAGAATTTCTAGAATTCAGTCTTTGAATCTTTCTTTGTTTGTTCCCATATCTATTGTAACTCTCATCCATGAGGATTCTGTTTCTGGTTACTAATATGAGATATGCCATGGATCATGGATGTTTAAAAATAAACTTATTTACAATATATGATTGTGAAATGGAAATTTTGGGATATCAATGTCGTCTCTCTTATATAATAAAAAAATTGGCGATTGGTGATAACATACTCAAAAAATGACAAGCGGAAGTAAACATCATTTGGTTTGCCATGAATGATTTAATTGGCAGAAAATGATATTCAAGCTTTTCAACCAAAAAATTAATAAAATTTTATTTTCCATTCGATCGGCTGCAAGAAAATTTCACACTATTGATATAAACACAGGTTAGTGATTTACAGTATAATTGCTGAGTTGTTTGTTAACATCCAAATCAATTCGAGTTGTGTATTCTTGGAAACAGGTTTCAGTATTGTCATCAATTGCATCAACTTTACAGTATACTTAATTTTGTATTATTCGGGTCGAGTTTCGTTTATGGGGCATTTCTATAACAAACAACTTGATCTTTTGAATATTGGCAGGGACCTCAGCCGTTGACTTCTGTCTTTTATGTTTTGAACGAACTTCTGTCTGTTATTATTCAAAACTCTGACTCAGTCTCTGCGGTAGGTCATTCATTTGACATTTTTGTGTTTTTAATTTTTCATTTGTACAAATTTAATCAATTTCCATGGATGTATTAACCCTTAAGGAAAAAAAACTATAATTTTTTGACCGCTATCCAAATTAACTATAGTTGTATCTTTATTTTTATTTCAATTGTTTATTACAAACAGTAGTGATTATTTTAAACCGCTATTTTTTTTATTCCTTTGGTTTCAGTTTAATTGTCGTTGCAGAATAAAATTTTCATATCAGAATAAAATTTCCGTTTTAAAATAAGTGTCATTTTAAAATTTTAATGCAAAATTTATTAACGACATTCTCCAATTTGTTTTTATATTGGTTGAAATATGGTTTTGTATATAGAAAATTACAATTACAATGAAACGGAGAGAGAAATAAATTGCATCGAATTCCTTGATTGGCAAAAATATATAATTACAACTAACCAAAAATGAACCAAAGCTTTCATTACAAGAAAACATGCCCATAACAACGAACATTTACGACGAAAAATATTTCGTCGTAAATTTACATGGTCTTTACAACGAAATTACGAGGAATCTAACTTTCGTCGTAAACGCCATGTAAATTTACGACGAACTGATTTCGTCGTAAACTCCATGTAAGTTTACGACGAATGTACGTGGAATGAGAAATACGTCGTAATCATTACATCGACATTACAACGAAGCATGTTACCGTTATATTTAGGTGAAAACGTGTATTCAATGTGCTTTAACTTACCTAATTTCGTCGTAAAGTCGTTNNNNNNNNNNNNNNNNNNNNNNNNNNNNNNNNNNNNNNNNNNNNNNNNNNNNNNNNNNNNNNNNNNNNNNNNNNNNNNNNNNNNNNNNNNNNNNNNNNNNNNNNNNNNNNNNNNNNNNNNNNNNNNNNNNNNNNNNNNNNNNNNNNNNNNNNNNNNNNNNNNNNNNNNNNNNNNNNNNNNNNNNNNNNNNNNNNNNNNNNNNNNNNNNNNNNNNNNNNNNNNNNNNNNNNNNNNNNNNNNNNNNNNNNNNN includes:
- the LOC106297235 gene encoding glutathione S-transferase T3-like, yielding MAILFPVARVDGSICGSVGLSEEGKQRPFYRWLSSKQRPATSLSIGGSLKRRTTATVAAEANLKVKLRDLCACGLIKTHDPCRFVPSSSPIYGLMKTHHTSSSDNGRHGLHTGSLGTAASNFDADTAAERRERRKWTPNDDIVLISSWLNTSKDPVVGNEQKSGAFWKRIAAYYAESPLVAGCEEREASHCKQRWHRINDLVGKFCGAYEAATREKASGKNENDVVKLAHQIFYNNHKKKFTLEHAWKELRNDQKWCNLATAKKDGSSKKRKCEDGAESESSQSTENKRPPGVKAAKASGKKKVGEGHKLNGLQTMWTIKLEDLAAKERLSKMKVLDSLIGKKEPLPEYEEALKKKLINELF